Proteins from a single region of Psychrobacter cryohalolentis K5:
- the truC gene encoding tRNA pseudouridine(65) synthase TruC, whose product MNIESDTANQIANQIEIIYEDEFLVAINKEAGLLVHRSWLDKGETRFAMQLTRDAVGCHVFPVHRLDKPTSGVLLFAKSSAVARSLTEAFTEHKVTKQYLAVVRGYMSEQGTVDYALSFQPDAIADKFANLDKPAQEAVTHWQSLAQIELPFAVSKKHDTSRYSLMRLTPETGRKHQLRRHMRHLFHHIVGDTSHGDGRHNRFFRTQYGCARMLLHAQTLALSHPVTGEPLLLKAGLDDQWLRIMEEFAWVESAKV is encoded by the coding sequence ATGAATATCGAAAGCGACACCGCCAATCAAATCGCTAATCAAATAGAAATCATCTATGAAGATGAATTTCTGGTGGCGATTAATAAAGAGGCTGGGCTGTTGGTGCATCGCAGTTGGCTGGATAAAGGCGAGACACGCTTTGCCATGCAGCTCACCCGTGATGCGGTAGGTTGCCATGTATTTCCGGTGCATAGGTTAGACAAGCCTACGTCAGGCGTGTTGTTGTTTGCCAAGAGCTCAGCCGTGGCGCGCAGCCTTACGGAGGCTTTTACTGAACACAAAGTGACCAAGCAATATTTAGCTGTGGTGCGCGGCTATATGTCAGAACAAGGCACCGTTGATTATGCGTTGAGCTTTCAGCCCGATGCTATTGCCGATAAGTTCGCTAATTTGGATAAACCGGCTCAAGAGGCGGTAACCCATTGGCAAAGTTTGGCACAAATTGAGTTGCCATTTGCGGTGTCAAAAAAGCATGACACGAGCCGCTATAGTCTAATGCGCTTAACCCCCGAGACCGGACGTAAGCATCAACTGCGTCGGCATATGAGACATTTATTCCATCATATCGTGGGTGATACCAGCCACGGCGATGGAAGGCACAATCGATTTTTTCGTACTCAATATGGTTGCGCGCGCATGCTACTGCATGCTCAGACTTTAGCGCTCAGCCATCCGGTCACTGGTGAGCCATTGTTACTAAAAGCGGGATTAGACGATCAATGGCTGCGAATTATGGAAGAGTTTGCTTGGGTAGAGAGCGCTAAAGTTTAA
- the ppc gene encoding phosphoenolpyruvate carboxylase — protein sequence MIIDNDILRERISLLGSFLGDAISRQTGEQTLHTIETLRKGFIQQRREPNEAHKQKLIDFIASLDNQSLKNVIRSFSIYFFLANLSEENYLREERHALRMQSEQSWEGSFRRTLLECRERNIEPAQMQELIEQLKFIPVFTAHPTEARRRTTMNLLQGLFTHSDALNNVAQNSFAYEQAREKTAQTIDLLWSSDEVRTRKPLVYDEINNGLHYFNASLFNAIPKVYRNIKNAIIDIYPELTDYPLPAIISFGSWIGGDRDGNPFVTHDTTEMAVLMHADTVLRHYQVLLKKLRRQLIHSDTIVTIEPDVYAKIESYSELDRRVFDYNLDDYGNEPYRRFLSLILNKVKATNLLIQSKGSDTEAKKDAYANPQELLEDLRIIRQSVNTHDTAHGEGLLLDIIRLVKTCGFHLAALDIRQESSYHSEVIADIFANASNLPDYQSLNETERQEWLTRLLEKPGTPLIYTDNLTDKTREQLALMHSVATLRKLVGQDTFGSYVISMTNNASQLLEVLLLMRFAGLCRVDDEGRLSADLPVAPLFETIEDLKNIDQILPAVLDNPLYRGLLRHSDNTQEIMLGYSDSSKDGGIITSAWQLYSAQQTINSIAEKYGIKTRLFHGRGGSVSRGGGSTHKAIAAQPAGTLHGQIKVTEQGEVLYAKYANTDTAVFELTMGITGTLKACSSRFVVQPPELPHYEALFARLADAGEQRYRKLTDHTEGFYQFYSQATPVAEISLLNIGSRPAHRNKGLPSKTTLRAIPWVFGWSLARFTLPAWYGVGSALHSVIDDEALMKEMIDCWPFFNVFISNIEMAFTKSDMSIAHAYSQLCDDERLREQIMTAVTDEHELTHSGLNSLLNQESLLEHQQNLAASLEWRNAYLDPTNYIQIELLKRARQKDATSDTNHGDLDVEDPLIRSINALAAGLRNTG from the coding sequence ATGATAATAGATAATGACATATTACGTGAACGCATTAGTTTATTAGGTTCCTTCCTAGGGGATGCGATTTCTCGCCAGACTGGTGAACAAACGCTGCATACTATTGAAACGCTGCGCAAAGGTTTTATTCAACAGCGCCGTGAGCCTAATGAAGCTCATAAGCAGAAGCTCATCGATTTTATTGCCTCTTTGGACAATCAATCCTTAAAAAATGTCATCCGCAGCTTTTCTATCTACTTTTTCTTAGCCAATCTAAGTGAAGAGAATTATCTACGTGAAGAGCGCCATGCATTACGTATGCAATCAGAGCAGAGCTGGGAAGGATCGTTTCGCCGTACTTTACTAGAGTGTCGTGAGCGCAATATTGAGCCAGCACAGATGCAAGAGCTCATTGAGCAACTAAAATTCATCCCTGTATTTACCGCCCATCCTACTGAAGCGCGTCGACGTACAACGATGAACTTATTACAAGGTTTATTTACGCATAGCGATGCCTTAAATAACGTTGCACAAAACAGTTTTGCCTACGAGCAAGCCAGAGAAAAAACGGCGCAAACGATTGATCTGCTATGGTCGTCTGATGAAGTGCGGACGCGTAAGCCTTTGGTCTATGACGAAATAAATAATGGTCTGCATTATTTCAATGCCAGTTTATTCAACGCCATTCCCAAGGTTTATCGTAATATTAAAAACGCTATTATTGATATCTATCCTGAGCTAACAGACTACCCTCTACCTGCTATCATAAGCTTTGGCTCTTGGATCGGTGGCGATAGAGATGGCAATCCCTTTGTCACTCATGACACTACAGAAATGGCCGTATTGATGCATGCAGATACTGTATTGCGTCACTATCAAGTGTTGCTTAAGAAACTACGTCGTCAGCTTATTCATAGTGATACGATTGTTACTATCGAACCTGATGTGTATGCCAAGATTGAAAGTTATAGTGAGCTCGACAGACGAGTCTTTGATTACAATCTTGATGATTACGGCAATGAACCTTATCGCAGATTCCTCTCCTTAATCCTGAATAAAGTCAAAGCCACCAATCTTTTAATCCAAAGCAAAGGGAGTGATACTGAGGCTAAAAAAGATGCCTACGCCAATCCACAAGAACTATTAGAAGACTTACGCATCATCCGTCAAAGTGTGAATACTCATGATACTGCACATGGCGAAGGCTTACTACTCGATATAATACGTTTGGTCAAAACCTGTGGCTTCCATTTGGCAGCGCTCGATATTCGCCAAGAGTCGTCTTATCATAGCGAAGTGATTGCCGATATTTTTGCCAATGCTTCTAACTTGCCTGACTATCAAAGCCTCAATGAAACCGAGCGCCAAGAATGGCTAACGCGCCTGCTTGAGAAACCAGGCACACCGCTTATTTATACCGATAATTTAACGGATAAAACCCGTGAACAATTGGCCTTGATGCACTCAGTAGCGACTTTACGCAAACTGGTTGGGCAAGATACTTTTGGCAGTTATGTTATCTCAATGACCAATAACGCCAGTCAATTATTAGAAGTATTGCTACTCATGCGCTTTGCAGGCTTATGTAGAGTGGATGACGAAGGGCGACTGTCTGCCGACTTGCCCGTAGCACCGTTATTTGAGACCATCGAAGATCTTAAAAACATCGATCAGATCCTGCCTGCGGTTTTAGATAATCCGCTGTATCGAGGGTTGCTACGACACTCAGATAACACTCAAGAAATCATGCTGGGCTATTCAGATTCATCAAAGGATGGTGGCATCATTACTTCTGCATGGCAGCTTTATAGCGCGCAGCAGACCATAAATAGTATTGCTGAAAAATACGGTATCAAAACCCGCCTATTTCATGGTCGCGGTGGCTCAGTAAGTCGTGGTGGCGGCTCAACTCATAAAGCGATTGCCGCGCAACCCGCTGGTACACTGCATGGGCAAATCAAAGTGACCGAACAAGGCGAAGTCCTTTATGCCAAATATGCCAACACTGATACCGCTGTATTTGAGCTGACCATGGGCATCACTGGCACGCTTAAAGCTTGCTCCTCAAGATTCGTGGTGCAACCGCCTGAACTGCCACATTATGAAGCGCTCTTTGCGCGTTTAGCAGATGCAGGTGAGCAGCGTTATCGCAAGCTAACGGATCATACCGAAGGGTTTTATCAGTTCTACTCTCAAGCGACGCCAGTGGCAGAAATCTCTTTATTAAATATTGGCTCACGCCCAGCACATCGTAATAAAGGCTTACCAAGCAAAACAACCTTGCGCGCAATTCCTTGGGTATTTGGCTGGTCATTAGCGCGCTTTACACTGCCCGCTTGGTATGGTGTCGGCAGTGCGTTGCATAGCGTCATCGATGATGAAGCACTGATGAAAGAAATGATTGACTGCTGGCCATTTTTTAACGTGTTTATTAGCAATATTGAAATGGCGTTTACCAAGTCTGATATGAGTATTGCTCATGCTTATAGCCAATTATGTGACGATGAGAGGTTACGTGAACAGATTATGACAGCGGTGACGGATGAGCACGAGCTTACCCATTCAGGTTTAAACTCTTTGCTTAACCAAGAGTCGTTATTGGAGCATCAGCAGAATCTTGCCGCTTCTCTTGAATGGCGTAATGCGTATTTAGATCCAACCAACTATATCCAAATTGAGCTATTGAAGCGTGCCAGACAAAAAGACGCTACAAGCGATACCAATCATGGTGACCTCGACGTTGAAGATCCATTAATCCGTAGTATTAATGCCTTGGCAGCAGGTCTACGCAATACAGGGTAA
- a CDS encoding GntR family transcriptional regulator: protein MLNNFKEFKMPRYEQVRWHIQTLLTESKWDENTPLPTEQEFADKYEVSVGTVRKAVEKLVEDGVLIKQQGKGTFLKRPDFASSLLRFFKFRDKDARYVTPTGIIKKIIVIDGIDDINKKLNIGKNKALIYIERTRMVEDRVLLSEKIWLPKSRFQAFATLNPEDFENLLYPFYYTKCGQFVSSAVETLYFITDHSDDYLGNTKQENLVKVCRIAKNLEGDPIEYRESYGLAEKFSYEINII from the coding sequence ATGCTAAATAATTTCAAAGAATTTAAGATGCCACGTTATGAGCAAGTGCGATGGCATATACAGACGTTACTGACAGAGAGTAAGTGGGATGAAAACACGCCCTTACCGACGGAGCAGGAGTTTGCAGATAAGTATGAAGTATCTGTAGGAACCGTCCGTAAAGCGGTCGAAAAATTGGTAGAAGATGGGGTGTTAATAAAGCAGCAAGGCAAAGGCACCTTCTTAAAACGTCCAGATTTTGCAAGCTCACTATTAAGGTTTTTTAAGTTTCGTGATAAAGATGCTCGCTATGTCACGCCGACGGGCATAATTAAAAAAATCATAGTTATAGACGGTATTGATGACATTAATAAAAAACTAAATATAGGTAAAAACAAAGCGCTCATTTATATAGAGCGTACGCGTATGGTTGAAGACAGAGTCTTGTTAAGTGAAAAAATTTGGTTACCTAAGAGTCGCTTCCAAGCTTTTGCAACCTTAAATCCTGAAGATTTCGAGAATCTTCTCTATCCTTTTTACTATACCAAGTGTGGTCAATTTGTGTCGTCTGCTGTAGAGACGCTGTATTTTATAACCGATCACAGCGACGATTATTTGGGCAATACTAAGCAAGAAAACTTAGTTAAGGTATGCCGCATTGCGAAGAATCTAGAAGGTGATCCTATCGAATATAGAGAGTCCTATGGGCTGGCAGAGAAGTTCAGCTATGAGATTAATATTATTTAG
- a CDS encoding SLC13 family permease, translated as MTLYILAAIVICIILGYTTKINIGLFAIAFSYLIGCFGMGMKAHEIVELWPLKIFFVIFAVTLFYNFPLANGALEKLSNHLIYKCRHFPAFLPLVIFLVATIIAGLGAGYYTVLATMAPMILLLSKRTNLNLVIATLSVNYGALAGANFITSQSGVIFRELMRGAGVANDNTFTYVLGIFAVTFIMPMIVLGAYSFINAKNSKIAIQTTIPEPFDSKQKQSLILIFIMMAIVLIVPILNLLMPQVSAIQFLNARIDIGFIAIFFALVSLFLKLGDEKAVIALIPWNTLIMICGVGMLISLGVEIGVIYELTEWLSTNVPIWMIPILVFVISAIMSIFASTLGVVAPTLFPMVLPLAVASGLSPLLLFTCIVVGAQSSSLSPFSSGGSLMLGASQVVINKDKLFNALLFKAVPLDIGIGILAILLIQLIF; from the coding sequence GTGACTCTTTATATTCTAGCCGCCATCGTGATATGTATCATTTTGGGCTATACCACTAAGATTAATATTGGCCTATTTGCTATTGCATTTTCATATCTAATCGGTTGTTTCGGTATGGGGATGAAGGCACATGAAATTGTTGAGCTATGGCCTCTCAAAATTTTCTTTGTTATTTTTGCGGTGACTCTTTTCTATAACTTTCCCCTAGCTAACGGTGCTTTAGAAAAGCTATCCAATCATTTAATCTATAAGTGCCGTCACTTTCCCGCATTCCTACCTTTAGTCATTTTCCTTGTGGCCACGATTATTGCAGGCTTAGGGGCTGGTTATTATACGGTCTTAGCAACGATGGCACCGATGATCCTGCTATTGTCTAAACGCACTAACTTGAATCTTGTCATTGCTACTTTATCAGTGAACTATGGTGCCTTAGCGGGTGCTAACTTTATCACCTCACAAAGCGGTGTTATTTTTAGAGAGCTGATGCGCGGCGCAGGCGTCGCAAATGATAATACTTTTACTTATGTGTTAGGGATATTCGCTGTCACTTTTATAATGCCTATGATTGTATTGGGTGCTTATAGCTTTATCAATGCCAAAAACAGCAAAATCGCGATTCAGACGACCATACCAGAACCCTTTGATAGTAAACAAAAACAGTCTCTTATACTGATTTTTATTATGATGGCTATTGTACTTATCGTGCCCATTTTAAATCTACTCATGCCACAAGTATCAGCGATTCAGTTTTTGAACGCTCGGATTGACATTGGTTTTATCGCTATATTTTTTGCTTTAGTGAGCTTATTTTTAAAATTAGGCGATGAAAAAGCAGTGATTGCTTTAATACCTTGGAATACCCTCATTATGATTTGTGGTGTTGGTATGTTAATCAGCCTCGGAGTAGAAATAGGTGTTATTTACGAGCTGACAGAATGGCTAAGTACCAATGTACCCATCTGGATGATACCGATTTTAGTCTTTGTGATTAGCGCCATTATGTCGATATTTGCTAGTACGCTCGGGGTAGTCGCCCCTACCTTATTCCCTATGGTCCTTCCCCTAGCCGTTGCCTCTGGACTAAGCCCTTTATTACTATTTACCTGTATTGTTGTGGGGGCGCAAAGCTCATCACTCTCGCCTTTCTCATCAGGAGGTAGTCTGATGTTAGGCGCTTCTCAAGTCGTTATAAACAAAGACAAGCTTTTTAATGCGCTACTATTCAAGGCAGTGCCCTTAGATATTGGTATTGGAATACTCGCAATTTTACTTATCCAGCTGATATTTTAA